A single window of Candidatus Rhabdochlamydia oedothoracis DNA harbors:
- the trxB gene encoding thioredoxin-disulfide reductase: MKRTKLVIIGSGPAALTATIYAARANLEPIVFEGFASGPVGGQLMTTTDVENFPGFPEGIQGPELMDRMRKQAVRFGAQILTEDVIAVELEKRPFMIKGRRTSIQVDALVIATGAIARRLNVPGAGDKEFWQKGVTACAVCDGASPIFRNQDLYVIGGGDTAVEEAIFLTKYGKKVFLVHRREELRASEIMADRVKKNPKIEILWNQELVRIEGDTVVRKVVLKNVKTHQESTFSAGGVFFAIGHDPNTKFLGNQLKLKENNYIHIEPGSSKTSVEGVFAAGDVHDHIYRQAVTAAATGCIAALDAERWLSEKGHL; the protein is encoded by the coding sequence ATGAAACGAACAAAACTTGTAATCATTGGGTCTGGGCCTGCTGCTCTTACTGCCACTATTTATGCAGCTCGTGCAAATTTAGAGCCCATTGTCTTTGAAGGTTTTGCTTCTGGACCAGTTGGTGGGCAGCTAATGACCACAACCGATGTAGAAAATTTTCCCGGTTTTCCTGAAGGAATACAAGGACCTGAGCTGATGGATCGTATGCGTAAACAAGCAGTGCGCTTTGGAGCACAAATTTTGACAGAAGATGTGATTGCAGTAGAGCTGGAAAAAAGGCCATTTATGATAAAGGGACGCCGAACTTCAATACAAGTAGATGCATTGGTAATTGCAACAGGCGCTATAGCTCGTCGCCTTAATGTACCAGGAGCAGGGGATAAAGAATTTTGGCAAAAAGGAGTTACTGCATGTGCTGTATGTGATGGAGCATCCCCTATTTTTCGCAATCAGGATTTATATGTGATTGGGGGAGGAGACACTGCTGTAGAAGAGGCGATTTTTTTAACAAAATATGGAAAGAAGGTCTTTTTGGTACATCGTAGGGAAGAATTGCGTGCTTCTGAAATTATGGCTGATCGTGTAAAGAAAAATCCTAAAATAGAGATTCTTTGGAATCAGGAATTAGTGCGTATCGAAGGGGATACGGTTGTTCGTAAAGTGGTTTTAAAAAATGTAAAAACCCATCAAGAAAGTACTTTTTCAGCGGGCGGGGTGTTTTTTGCCATTGGACATGATCCCAATACCAAATTTTTAGGAAACCAACTGAAGCTAAAAGAAAATAACTATATTCATATAGAGCCAGGTAGCTCTAAAACCAGCGTAGAGGGGGTCTTTGCCGCTGGAGATGTGCATGATCATATTTACCGTCAAGCTGTTACAGCAGCAGCAACTGGATGTATAGCTGCATTAGATGCAGAGAGATGGCTATCTGAAAAAGGACATCTTTAA